From one Lemur catta isolate mLemCat1 chromosome 5, mLemCat1.pri, whole genome shotgun sequence genomic stretch:
- the SMIM32 gene encoding small integral membrane protein 32 produces MYGDVFNATGGPEAAAGSALAPGATVKAEGALPLELATARGMRDGAAAKPDLPTYLLLFFLLLLSVALVVLFIGCQLRHSAFAALPHDRSLRDARAPWKTRPV; encoded by the coding sequence ATGTACGGCGACGTATTCAACGCCACGGGCGGCCCCGAGGCGGCGGCAGGCAGCGCTCTGGCCCCGGGAGCCACGGTCAAGGCCGAGGGCGCCCTGCCGCTGGAGCTGGCCACCGCGCGCGGCATGCGGGACGGCGCGGCCGCGAAGCCCGACCTGCCCACCTACCTGCTGCTcttcttcctgctgctgctctcCGTGGCGCTCGTCGTCCTCTTCATCGGCTGCCAGCTGCGCCACTCGGCCTTCGCCGCGCTGCCCCACGACCGCTCGCTGCGCGACGCCCGTGCGCCCTGGAAGACGCGGCCGGTGTAG